In the genome of Cucumis sativus cultivar 9930 unplaced genomic scaffold, Cucumber_9930_V3 scaffold58, whole genome shotgun sequence, one region contains:
- the LOC116406038 gene encoding NAD-dependent malic enzyme 59 kDa isoform, mitochondrial-like isoform X7, with protein sequence MILFDLLELRSPTIFMFCLFFHHFFKAVQLEFHLQVDVIVLTDGSRILGLGDLGVQGIGIPRLEGEEYLSIVDEFMEVVHTCWPKAIVQFEDFQMKWAFETLQRYRKRFCMFNDDIQGTAGVALAGLLGNVRAQGQPLSDFVNQKIVVVGAGSVGLGVLNMAIQAVLRMVGNNDSTARNRFFF encoded by the exons GATTTATTGGAGTTGAGGAGTCCCACAATCTTTATGTTCTGTTTGTTTTTCCATCACTTTTTCAAGGCTGTTCAATTGGAGTTCCATCTTCAG GTTGACGTGATTGTCTTGACAGATGGAAGTCGTATTCTTGGCCTCGGTGACCTTGGAGTTCAGGGAATAGGAATACCTAGATTGGAGGGAGAAGAGTATCTATctattgttgatgaatttatgGAAGTCGTGCATACATGTTGGCCTAAAGCTATTGTTCAG TTTGaggattttcaaatgaaatgggCTTTTGAAACATTACAACGTTATCGTAAGAGGTTCTGCATGTTCAACGATGACATACAA gGAACTGCTGGTGTTGCTCTCGCTGGACTATTGGGAAATGTGAGAGCTCAAGGGCAGCCATTGAGTGATTTTGTTAACCAAAAGATAGTAGTGGTAGGGGCTGGAAG tgttgggCTCGGTGTTCTTAACATGGCTATTCAGGCTGTTTTGAGAATGGTAGGGAACAACGATTCTACTGCAAGaaatcgattttttttctaa
- the LOC116406038 gene encoding NAD-dependent malic enzyme 59 kDa isoform, mitochondrial-like isoform X6: MYVAAAGINPQRDLLELRSPTIFMFCLFFHHFFKAVQLEFHLQVDVIVLTDGSRILGLGDLGVQGIGIPRLEGEEYLSIVDEFMEVVHTCWPKAIVQFEDFQMKWAFETLQRYRKRFCMFNDDIQGTAGVALAGLLGNVRAQGQPLSDFVNQKIVVVGAGSVGLGVLNMAIQAVLRMVGNNDSTARNRFFF; the protein is encoded by the exons GATTTATTGGAGTTGAGGAGTCCCACAATCTTTATGTTCTGTTTGTTTTTCCATCACTTTTTCAAGGCTGTTCAATTGGAGTTCCATCTTCAG GTTGACGTGATTGTCTTGACAGATGGAAGTCGTATTCTTGGCCTCGGTGACCTTGGAGTTCAGGGAATAGGAATACCTAGATTGGAGGGAGAAGAGTATCTATctattgttgatgaatttatgGAAGTCGTGCATACATGTTGGCCTAAAGCTATTGTTCAG TTTGaggattttcaaatgaaatgggCTTTTGAAACATTACAACGTTATCGTAAGAGGTTCTGCATGTTCAACGATGACATACAA gGAACTGCTGGTGTTGCTCTCGCTGGACTATTGGGAAATGTGAGAGCTCAAGGGCAGCCATTGAGTGATTTTGTTAACCAAAAGATAGTAGTGGTAGGGGCTGGAAG tgttgggCTCGGTGTTCTTAACATGGCTATTCAGGCTGTTTTGAGAATGGTAGGGAACAACGATTCTACTGCAAGaaatcgattttttttctaa
- the LOC116406038 gene encoding uncharacterized protein LOC116406038 isoform X2 codes for MKQKVHFTVECHGGIPRSTDVHSTYVSSHRVRSCLELNGYMSVSTRFSRQTVRLLVKTIQKLLQLVLYLTSGQKELKEKKMSAILLLKMGLWAYVMALVKHKQSLSDSSDFNKDSNAAWNKITRMDGGKNIKTDGTCLDEPFLMRRGKDGCLWDTNGHILYSPLPCCVPLPGFENIRFCVSQYDDKDRVLLRNLCFVLGAKFVEKLTKKVTHLICKFTDGTKFEAACKWGKQCITAEWIYECVR; via the exons ATGAAGCAGAAAGTGCACTTCACTGTTGAATGTCATGGTGGGATACCAAGGAGTACAGACGTTCATAGTACTTATGTGTCAAGTCATCGGGTTCGATCATGTTTAGAG CTGAATGGATATATGAGTGTGTCAACCAG ATTTTCCCGCCAGACTGTTCGCTTGTTGGTCAAGACCATTCAGAAACTTCTCCAATTGGTGCTTTATCTAACCAGTGGtcaaaaag AgctgaaagaaaagaagatgtcAGCAATTCTACTACTGAAGATGGGACTGTGGGCATATGTGATGGCTTTAGTGAAACACAAACAGAGTCTCAG TGATTCTAGCGATTTCAACAAAGATTCTAATGCAGCTTGGAACAAAATAACAAGGATGGACGGTGGTAAAAATATCAAGACAGATGGAACTTGTCTTGATGAACCTTTCTTAATGAGAAGAGGAAAA GATGGATGTTTGTGGGATACCAATGGGCACATTCTCTATTCTCCTCTTCCTTGCTGTGTCCCTTTGCCTGGATTTGAAAACATACGATTTTGTGTTTCACAATATGATGATAAAGACAGAGTATTGTTAAGAAATCTGTGTTTTGTACTTGGGGCCAAGTTTGTGGAGAAGCTGACAAAGAAGGTAACCCATCTAATATGCAAGTTCACCGATGGGACAAAGTTTGAGGCTGCTTGTAAATGGGGCAAACAATGCATTACAGCTGAATGGATATATGAGTGTGTCAGATAG
- the LOC116406038 gene encoding sphingoid long-chain bases kinase 2, mitochondrial-like isoform X5 produces MKQKVHFTVECHGGIPRSTDVHSTYVSSHRVRSCLELNGYMSVSTRFSRQTVRLLVKTIQKLLQLVLYLTSGQKELKEKKMSAILLLKMGLWAYVMAFSETQTESQVDDGEWELYPQVTALCIGNAKYFGGGMKILPNADPSNRSLEVVILQDFKWYDFILNLHKIYNGTYLTVKNVTSRRFSSLFIWWLNITHGELKDVSRECKTMFE; encoded by the exons ATGAAGCAGAAAGTGCACTTCACTGTTGAATGTCATGGTGGGATACCAAGGAGTACAGACGTTCATAGTACTTATGTGTCAAGTCATCGGGTTCGATCATGTTTAGAG CTGAATGGATATATGAGTGTGTCAACCAG ATTTTCCCGCCAGACTGTTCGCTTGTTGGTCAAGACCATTCAGAAACTTCTCCAATTGGTGCTTTATCTAACCAGTGGtcaaaaag AgctgaaagaaaagaagatgtcGGCAATTCTACTACTGAAGATGGGACTGTGGGCATATGTGATGGCTTTTAGTGAAACACAAACAGAGTCTCAG GTTGATGACGGTGAATGGGAGCTATATCCACAAGTAACTGCTCTATGCATTGGAAATGCTAAATACTTTGGCGGTGGTATGAAAATTTTGCCAAATGCTGATCCTTCCAACAGGAGTCTAGAG GTAGTAATTCTTCAGGATTTCAAGTGGTATGACTTTATTCTGAATTTACACAAAATATACAATGGGACATATTTGACGGTGAAAAACGTAACATCAAGAAG gttttcatcattattcatttggtgGCTAAATATTACTCATGG AGAACTTAAG gacGTTTCTAGAGAATGCAAGACCATGTTTGAGTGA
- the LOC116406038 gene encoding uncharacterized protein LOC116406038 isoform X3, with protein MKQKVHFTVECHGGIPRSTDVHSTYVSSHRVRSCLELNGYMSVSTRFSRQTVRLLVKTIQKLLQLVLYLTSGQKELKEKKMSAILLLKMGLWAYVMAFSETQTESQVDDGEWELYPQVTALCIGNAKYFGGGMKILPNADPSNRSLEVVILQDFKWYDFILNLHKIYNGTYLTVKNVTSRRFSSLFIWWLNITHGTFLENARPCLSEKLVSMKLRVQ; from the exons ATGAAGCAGAAAGTGCACTTCACTGTTGAATGTCATGGTGGGATACCAAGGAGTACAGACGTTCATAGTACTTATGTGTCAAGTCATCGGGTTCGATCATGTTTAGAG CTGAATGGATATATGAGTGTGTCAACCAG ATTTTCCCGCCAGACTGTTCGCTTGTTGGTCAAGACCATTCAGAAACTTCTCCAATTGGTGCTTTATCTAACCAGTGGtcaaaaag AgctgaaagaaaagaagatgtcGGCAATTCTACTACTGAAGATGGGACTGTGGGCATATGTGATGGCTTTTAGTGAAACACAAACAGAGTCTCAG GTTGATGACGGTGAATGGGAGCTATATCCACAAGTAACTGCTCTATGCATTGGAAATGCTAAATACTTTGGCGGTGGTATGAAAATTTTGCCAAATGCTGATCCTTCCAACAGGAGTCTAGAG GTAGTAATTCTTCAGGATTTCAAGTGGTATGACTTTATTCTGAATTTACACAAAATATACAATGGGACATATTTGACGGTGAAAAACGTAACATCAAGAAG gttttcatcattattcatttggtgGCTAAATATTACTCATGG gacGTTTCTAGAGAATGCAAGACCATGTTTGAGTGAGAAATTGGTctcgatgaaattgagagttcaATGA